The Oryza sativa Japonica Group chromosome 11, ASM3414082v1 DNA window atgtaatatatatgtatgcgcGCTCCATAATCTGTCATTGGACAGATCTGACTTGTGCGATGTGGTCTCCTGGTTCCTGGGGCCTCGAAAAGCTCCCAGTTAATTACCTCCGCAAGTCTAGGCCTGCAAGAGAACCTCCGATTAAGCTGCTTGTGGTCGTCTCGTCGTCTTCGCTTCGCGTTCTCCATGCATGGTTGGGATGATGATGTAGATGTGTGTGTGCGAGCGCCGGCAGCGATCCACAGCCTCGTCGGTCCGTGCGCCGGTGTTGGTAGCGTGGCCTTCGTATCGACTTCGCCCGCCCTCCGTCGTCTAGCCTCGTCGGTCTTGAACAACATGCATGGAGTTGCGTAGCTCGAACGACTTGACGTCACAGCAGTTGCGTCGAGATTAGATTAGGAAAGGGAGAAATTATTAAAGATGGTTGATGTAGACGGTAACCGGATTTAATCAAAGCTCGGCATCTCATTTGGGACGAATAAGAAAAACCAATAGGACTTCTTCAGCCCACGCATTGGTTTGTGCATGGCACTGTAGCAGTGATGACATGTCGTCCTCCGATTGGTTGGCCACGTTGCCACAATAATTAACTTAATCAACATGCATTAGCTAGCTTGTTGCCATCCAACAGCACTGGCTCGCCGTCCTCCCGTCGTCCTTCCTTCGTACTGCAGCCATACTTGTCTCCATCGTCATCCGCTGGTTTCGACGCCATGCGTGATACTTGACCTCCGGCATGGGAATGGATAGAAATCTTGGCAGTCGGTGGCAGCTCCGGCGATCCTCGGCGCGCTCCGGCAGGGCGGCTTCCCGATGACCTCCTCCATGGTTAGCCCGCTCCAGTGCGGTGAAGCTTGCAAATCAAGGACGTCCGGCATCTCGGCGAGGTCGCAGCTTCGGGTAGATGCATCACCAGCAGCTTGAATTAGCAGCGTCGAGTCCAGGGACAAGTAGCACAGCGTCAGCTCGAACAGACGCCGGCATCGATGAGGCTTCTGTGACGCGTAGATGAATCGGCCACCGCGACTTCCCCGGCGACGACGATACGTGCAGATGGATCCCTATGCATGGATGTGTGCGTGCTGTAGATGAAAGAAAACGAAACAATCTTGCTAGCTTTTACCTTGACTAGCCATCAAGCTCCTCTCCTGCGCTTGCTAATGATCGGATCaccgcgcgcgccctctcctGCCAGACGTCGGGACTCCGGCCGaagtcgctcgccgccgccggtgcgtgtcttcgatggatggatcgccgatgagagttgatggatggatgtgttGATGCTGGATGGGCAGATGCGTTGATGATGGGTGGCTTGTGGATACTGGATGCGTTGGTGGATCAATTTGTGGATAAGTTCGTCAATGCCCCAGGCTGCCGAGGGGTCGACGCCTTATATAGGGGCCtaaggtcggtgctcgccgcgtCCGCGCGCCGTTTCGTCCGCGTCAAGTTCGTTGCAGATAAGGCTCGATCGATCAGTTTGTTATTTGTTCATATCCTTCTTTTATTTTATCTCTTAGCCTCTCCCGGTGTCAAATATCTGAGCTCTGTTAACTTCTGGAGCATCGGGGAGATGGAGGCCcagccgcccgcgcgtgcgcagCTGGGTGGCGATTCCTTCATCATTATTTCTGTAGATAAGAAACAATCAATAGAGATAAACTTGATTTGTAATTTGCTTTGTTTCTCTGCTGCTGGGCCACAGTCCGGTGATAAGCGCCTCGCCAGCGCTCGCGCGAAGTAACTAACTCGATCAAGTTTGTTACAAAGATAGAATCAATTGGTTTGTTGGTTATCTCTTAATTCATCTGATTTTATCTCTTCCGCACGCGTGAGCAGAAGTTGTTCAGATAAATTGAAACCCCAGCTTATCTCTCTAATTTGATCGATAAAGTAAACTCATCTAGCCGATAAATCAAAGCTGTGGATATGTATAATACGCCGTGATTGTGTCATTCATTGATATGGGCTAAGCCCAGGGGCAGGCGCATTAAATTTCTTAATTAAGCCCATTAATCACCTCACCCTTAATCAAACACCATATATTTGTGtactgccatgcatgcatgcatgcatgcatgtacgtagTTGCTTCACCGGCCGACTGACATAGCTAGCTTGCTCTTGATTCAGTATACACACGCATATATATACTAATTAACAAGTATAGATTGGGCACAGTGTGTATTTCTATATTTGCATGGCGCATGCACACATGAAATGGAGAGCTAGCTGGCCTCACATATACCTAATGATCATGGCTATCAGGTTCATCGTTCTAGCCGCTGCAAAAATGCCATCAAACACTCAGTCCGGTCTAAGAGGATTAACAAAGACAATTAATTAGAGTATTGGAACTACTGTTTGATACACGTGCCTTCTAAGcacaaacttttatatataaaagatgAATGATTTTAGAACAAAATTTTCCAGATAAAAGTTTTGTAAtgaaaatttcagaaaaaaaatgcactgGGGACACACTAAATATAGCGATCTCTAGAGGCTACTACTGACGTGCAGTGTCACTAGTATTTTTTGTTCTTCCTAAACCCAAACATAATATGTGGGTTCCTGGTGATGACATCACTGCAATGCAGACTCTGTTCACGCCCATCAACAGTACTATGGGCCTTAATGGGCCAGCTGTTGGGCCTAGCCTCCCTAAGCCCATAATAGCTTTTGGTCACCTATTGTTCGAATAGTTCTCGAGatattgttgtattttttgTTTCCTGTGTTCTTTCATCTCATACATAACAATATAGCAGATATTTTGTAAACTATATATGCGTACTTCCTAGTTAAATGAATGAGCAGTGTCCTGCTTAATGTCTAAAGTCTAAACTCGAATACATGGTGCCACACGGCCGAAAGTGATCCCACGACCTACTCTTCATCGTTTTCTAAAAAATGATTCAATATTTCAAACTGATCCTCAAAAGACAAATGAAAGTATGATAAATTGGTCTTATAAAACACGTTAACTACAAAATGACGTAcccatatgcatgcatataaatTTATTAGTTCAAATGGACCTAATTTAAATACAAGAATAAACACATATTAGTTTAAATGAAGCATCTCTCCTTTAACCGTGGCAACCATACTGTGCTAGCATCATTGTAGTTGTTGCGTCTGTAGATCATCTATGCACCTTTGCGTATCATGTCGACGCTGATCGACTTGAGCCTCTCAATCCCATACCTATGAGCCGCGACGAGCAGATTCTGAGCCATGAACGCCGTGTCTCCCTTGTCGATCTTAGGCAGGGTATCGGTGTAGATGAACTGAAGCATGGCCCGAAACACCCTCAAATCCATATCATCAATCCGAATAACGCCATTGCCAGTTGCCGCAGCAGCAGCCTTCGCCTCCTTCTGATCTTTCCCGCCATTATTGCCGAAGAGCTCCGCCATGAACACCGGCGACCGTGCCGCGAGCACGTTCTTGTGCGCCGCGAACAGCTTGCCGCCGACCCTGATGCGCACGTCGGCCCCCACCCCGCTGccgaggagggcggcgaggtGCCGGTGCAGGTCCGGCGGtggcaccgccaccgccgtggtGGCCGCCTCACAGCGGATAATATCCATGGTGATATTACATCTGATATAGAAACTTTGACCGTCTAGATGTAGACACGACCACAATCGActgtccatcttcttcctcttgaTGAATCTTGTATGCCCCCAACTTGGCCAGTAGCCATTGGCGAAGGAGAATTTCTTGGCCGTGCAGATCTTCTCTTCGACCACCGCACCGTACGTCCCGCTGAGTAGACTGAGCGTGAATTTCGCTTCGACGACGtcgtcggccgcggcgccggcagCTGGCCGGGCGAGGCAGAGGTAGACGGAGACCCAGTCGGAGTACTCCTCGCGGTCGCCGTCGGGGTAGTAGGCTATGTACCAGGTGTGGCCTCCGGCGTGGAACTTGCTGGAGTTGATGCTGTTGCCGACGCCGATCCCCTTGGTTTGAGAGTAGCCGGCGATCCTCATGGTCATCGACCCGGTTGCTGTCTCGCTcacgacggccgccgccgctgccgccgccgaggtggTTTTGGGTTTGGGCTTACCGTCGCCGGCAGACTTGGAAGTGGTTTGACCCATGGGTACAACAAGCTGTACCTGCCACGGAACCTAGACAAACAGatcggaggaggacgacgacgatgagttATCGATATGATGCGTCTCATCCACGGATAGATTAATTTTGTAGATTGATGGGAATTAGAACGAGTTCGATACGGAAGGAATCACTGAAATATAGAACGTCTCGATCGGAAACGTATGCAGGTAGGAaactttggattttttttttcaatatagaTCCGCCTCTGTTTCATCTCTCACTGGATTTTATGCACATTCGCTCTTGGTCCGTTTCAATATCGAAGCGAATCCGTATTCAATTCCGCAAAACTTGAGATAAAAACGGACGGGGTAGCTCATCGCCGGGCCATCATTGGCGACAGTTAAACAGAAATTAATTTGGTGAATTTAAgccaaattaaaaagaaaaatcatgggGAAATGATAAGTGAGGGGTGAGGAATCGATTTTTACAATTGAAAGAGGAAACATATGAGGAGACAGATTGATGTGGCGGCGGCTCTAGAATTATGTCAAGAGAGAAGAACAAGCGGCGAATCGAGACGCGCGCGGTGAAAAAGGCTAGGATGAGCGATGGCTGGGCCGAGCCCAAACACAGCCAGGCCGAGGGATGGAGGGGGGAGCAAGCCAAGGCGGGGAGGAAAAGGAGATGACTTTCGGCCGGAGGAGGAAAGTccaagagaaagagagatgaaggcccaagagggagagaaaaagggagTGTGAGAAAAAGGCCGAATGGGCTGGCTCAGAGACGATGACGGACGAAAAAATAAGTTGTGGAAGCCTTACGTATTTTTTAACTAGACATATAGGTAtagatgtatagaaaaatgACGTGTGTTGCAACAGATAAAGATGTTTTTCAGTGATATAATAGCTACTATGAGCTAAGTAATAAATTGAAACATTGGGATATCATTATCAttatacattataattgaaaaagtttatGAAAATGCTTCCTTGGATTCGGGCCAAAAGCCCATTAATTGCTTTCTTTTCAGCCCTAGCTCAGACCGTAGGTTTTGACCATAATTAGATCAACGCATCTCATCCACAAATCGATTAATTTGTAGATGTGAATTAGATCGAGTTCGAGACGAAAGGAATCATTGAAAAACAGAAAGACtcggaaatttttttttaataatggattaaATCGGTCTCTACACCCAAAGAATATACACAGCATAAGACTCGGAAACTTATGCAGGTAGGAGTCTTACTTTTATTGAATGCTTAGGATTTTTCCAAATAGTCACACCAGGATTTCGTCCGTAGCTAACCTTCGTGCTTCTTGCGTTTCAATGTAAATTTCTTTCCTTTTGACTAGTGCTATATTGCCATGCCCGTGTGTTTCAACGGGATCTGAAGATTCAATGACGAAATACAAAATTTCTTTCCTTTTGACTAGAGTGCCATACTGCCATGCGTTAAAACTGAATTTGAAGATTTAACTTCAGGAGTTGAGTCTagagtagagttgtggagctgtctaaaGCCAGCGTCacaactctagtttattttgtgagagagctccacccaactacACTTCCAGTTTGGGTGaaactgaaactgtttggctgagctccagctccaggagaggtggagctggagctagagttgtaccaaacaggcccttaatgaCAAAATATGGACAAACGGTTTTATGACAGTTTTTCCTACGTGGTTTTTCAGCTGGTGGGTCGTGAATGAAAACATTAGTAATTTTTTAAggggtaatttggaaccatgccattataattttgcaaagtttgagatatgccatcggtatctcaatgacatgtaggacccacatgagtcaatgacatgtgggttaggatggcatggttccaattttgcaaaattataatggcatggttccaattttctctttttttaagtGGGTCTTGCAAACACGTACTATTTCTTGCatgaggtgttttttttttggtagtgATTATTTCACTTTTCACTTTTCTTTTCGTGAAAACACTTGCTTTTTTCATGGGCCGTGAAAGCACTAGTTTTCATTTGGCTTGTGAAAACATGTACATATGCTTGGATAGACAGTTTTTAGACGGTTTTTTCTTAGAAAGGTACGATGCTCATGGAGGAGGACAACTCTATTTTCAGAGTAGACCAGTAGAGAGAGATGAGTCCTATCAAACTCTGCAGATCTGTTTTGATGAGTCAGATCAAAGTCTATGATTCACATGTTCGCTTCCGGCTCCCTAACAACCGCCAACCTGTACCCCAACGTcgaggccggccgccggcgacagcaacttactcccttcgtcctataAAAAAGAATCTAGGACCGGATATGATATTTCATATTCCTATAAATCTGGATGATGTGTAtccggtactaggttggtttttttatgggatggaggaagtagctcTCATTGACCACGCCGGAGCAAGAGGCAGTGGTGGGGATTTGGGTGCACGCTAAATACTACTCCGTAGAAGAGAAGGAGCAGAGAAGACAGCTGAAATAATGGTGAAAGCAGAGGAAATCTTTCCCGGGCTCCGGGTCTGATTGGCATTGATAGATGACAAGGGTCTATAG harbors:
- the LOC107279409 gene encoding BTB/POZ and MATH domain-containing protein 1-like, whose protein sequence is MGQTTSKSAGDGKPKPKTTSAAAAAAAVVSETATGSMTMRIAGYSQTKGIGVGNSINSSKFHAGGHTWYIAYYPDGDREEYSDWVSVYLCLARPAAGAAADDVVEAKFTLSLLSGTYGAVVEEKICTAKKFSFANGYWPSWGHTRFIKRKKMDSRLWSCLHLDGQSFYIRCNITMDIIRCEAATTAVAVPPPDLHRHLAALLGSGVGADVRIRVGGKLFAAHKNVLAARSPVFMAELFGNNGGKDQKEAKAAAAATGNGVIRIDDMDLRVFRAMLQFIYTDTLPKIDKGDTAFMAQNLLVAAHRYGIERLKSISVDMIRKAARTMNLIAMIIRNNDEGIATQLRTRGRLGLHLPDAPEVNRAQIFDTGRG